TTATTATTTATACTAATTATCTCATTATTCTTTAGTTTAGTGCGGGTTTTAGTTGACAAATATCTAAGTGATTTCTATCGAGAACTTTTAAAAAAAAACGGGAAACTTTTTAATTTTTTGAAAAAGATTTTTCGAGTTAAAGAATAATATGATACATCCATCTTCCGGATCACTGATCTGGTAGTATTTTCTTTGATGAGGAAGGATGAATCTGTATATCCGTTCATGATTCTAGTTTCCAAATACCATAGCAAGGTAAGGAATTCCCTCATCCAAAATTATAACCTAGTTAGATATTTATGCTAAAATTAGTGATAGATTGTGTAAGTATGGACTTAAGAACCAAATTGTTCTAGAAGATGTTATTGTTTCCTGATGGGAGCCAACATCAACTAATTGAGGTGAGTTTCTATATGAAACTAAGAAGAGGCGAGGAAAAAGATCTCAAATTTATAACTAAAGCAGATCTAAAAAATGAGGGGTATACAATAATCAAGAAAGAAAAAAGAAGTTACTCCTGCTTAAAAAAACATTATAAGTTGATGAAAACTTTTATTGTAAATGAACAAAAAGGTAGTTTTGTTGTAGAGGATGAAACAAGAGAATTACAAGTTGGTTTCATACTTTATAGAATAAAAAATTTAAAAAATATTAGATCATTTGAAGTTTTTAATAAAATTGACCGTAAGTTTTTTCCAGATAACGGTGAGTTTTTGGAAGTGTTTCAACTTTGGATTAATCCTTTATATCGTAAAAGGGGATTGGCTACCTTACTAAAAAAACAACTTGAAATCGAAGCAAAATCGAGAAATATTAAAGTAATATACACACATACTGAAGAAAAAAATGAACATGTAATTGATATGAATTTAAAACTTGGCTATTTTGAAGTTAGAAAAGGACCAATTTGGGATGAAACAGTAAGGGTGAGTCTTATTAAAAGGTTAACTTGATAAAAGGTGAATGCTACAATGTAGAGTCCAGTTATGATAAGACATGGTTAATGGTAAGTTATATCATAACATTAATATATTTAACCTTTCATCTGTGACCACTTTTTATTCTTTTTACCTTTCTTACTTTAAGAAAAATAACAAGATTAATATTCAGCAATCTGGCGCGTTTCTCTAATAAGAGAAGTGCTTTTCTTTATGAATGGACCATATTGTTGAGGATAGATTTGACAGTGTGGACATATTTCTTGAATATAATGTGTGACTTACAGCATATCTAGTTCAATAATGGTATGATGAGGCGCTTGGATGTGGAGGTATTTAGTTTTATGGATCTTTTTATTATTGGCGACATACATGGATGTTACTATACGTTCAAAAAGTTATTGGAAAAATGGGACATGGAAAATGAACTTTTAATTCAAGTTGGAGATTTAATAGACAGAGGAAAAAACTCCCCACAAACAGTTAATTTGGCTAGAGATCTAAAACTAAAACATTCAAACAAAGTAATTTTTCTAAAAGGAAATCATGAATATGAGTTTGTGCAACATATTGTCAATTATCCAAATGACAATTGGTTACAGCAATGTGGTCAAGATACAATTAATCAATATAATTTAGTTAATAGGGATATTAAAAGTGATATTGAGTGGTTTAAAGAATTACCGTTGTTTTGGGAGAATCCAAAAATATTTATAAGTCATGCTGGTATTGCTGAGGAAGCAATTAAACCTCTTAATGAATCGAGCCTTTTGAGTGTGATTTGGAACCGAAATAAAATAAAAAATATTAATAAAT
This genomic window from Chengkuizengella sediminis contains:
- a CDS encoding metallophosphoesterase family protein, which translates into the protein MDLFIIGDIHGCYYTFKKLLEKWDMENELLIQVGDLIDRGKNSPQTVNLARDLKLKHSNKVIFLKGNHEYEFVQHIVNYPNDNWLQQCGQDTINQYNLVNRDIKSDIEWFKELPLFWENPKIFISHAGIAEEAIKPLNESSLLSVIWNRNKIKNINKLQIIGHTPCKEPQYNRYSNSWNIDTGAAYSGYGYLTGVKVKANGMIKEFIKELTDKNDIE
- a CDS encoding GNAT family N-acetyltransferase → MKLRRGEEKDLKFITKADLKNEGYTIIKKEKRSYSCLKKHYKLMKTFIVNEQKGSFVVEDETRELQVGFILYRIKNLKNIRSFEVFNKIDRKFFPDNGEFLEVFQLWINPLYRKRGLATLLKKQLEIEAKSRNIKVIYTHTEEKNEHVIDMNLKLGYFEVRKGPIWDETVRVSLIKRLT